tGTATGTTtggtatgtatgtatgttataaaattataatatcataatttttcttttgtgtgtattacatcaattaattgtttgttgctaaaagtatatattatatgttaagacaaacatattaatttataaagaaatttttgattGTAACACATTTGTAAGTGTtacgtaaaaatgtatacaaattaCAAAGTCACGTTTATGAATAACCACGATAACCAGATGGATTACTAAGGGAAGTGCCGTAACTATCACTTCGATAACTATATGGAGCATATGGACTCCTCGCTGCATATGTTGTGCCGTAATTTGTACCATATGCGTTTCCATAACCATAATTATCGTATCCATCGTAGCGACCGTAACCACCACGTCCATATCCTAAAGAACCATCGTCGTAACCTCCGACGCTCGTAACACCCCCATATCCCCCATATCCCCCATATCCCCCGTATCCGCCCCCACCATAACCACCGTAACCACCATAACCACCAGGATATCCTCTTCCATAACCACCATATCCCCCAGATCCTCCATATCCTCCATATCCCCCATATCCGCCAGAGCCAGAATATCCCGGATAGTTTCCTGCGTAACCATATCTGcaacgaaaaattttatttccctctccttaatttatttcatttttaattagatgCGTCGCTTAAATATATCGCACCCCGAGAAGAATGCTGTCACAACtcaaaaattcacaattttcaggagagagaaaaaacaaatttaattcaattgcTTTTGAATCGTGAGATAACTAACGCAATTGCAATTAcgacattttgttataatgaaGCTTATACTGTTTTTCGAAGACGTCTGCTGTGATTCACTTGTCAACTCACTTATGATTCATTTACACTATTCATCCAACGACCGCAACTTAAtcggtttattaaaaaaataatgactcTTCTGCTCGCGTGCGGCGAATTTTGCATATAGACTTGTAACACTATTATAGCATGTAGGGAATtaggtatattttttatgagttTAACTTTTTTAGTTGTGACAGTATTCTTCTTGGGGTGCAATAtgctgtctttttttttatctctcttcttacaattagagcatattctttttatttatatactttattcttttatataacatcttttttttatttgcttatatttgtccgtttgtttatttataaatgcattaaaaactGGACACTTGtgagaattaatataaacattaatttttatattaatatgttaaataaatacatagtATAGATTCAATATCTACTGGAATATTAAGTTCAAAGTATGCgctcatattttaaataaatactctCTCTGTGTATGTTCTccttttctaaaataattctatatataaaaaaagtgatCAAATTAAATCTTACCCAATATAACCGCCACCTGGAATTAGATTGCTACCACGATATGATGTACCAGGATAAACGGATCCAATGATTCCCGTACCATATCCTCCGGGGTATCCTCCAGCATATCCTCCGGAATATCCTCCAATTGATCCGGGATATCCTCCAATTGATCCGGGATATCCTCCAATTGATCCGGGATATCCACCAATTGATCCAGGATAACCTTTTGTTATATGAAACGCTAACacgaatattttttgtaaataaatcaCATTAGCATCAAAGAtgtcgattaaaaataaaataaaaataactttttaaaaagattttatgaCCTGGAACTTAGAAATTTGAGATTTTTTAACATCTTTTTGAAGTTCTTGACTTTGAGAGCATGATGTCTATAAAAAGTgaagtaaa
This sequence is a window from Temnothorax longispinosus isolate EJ_2023e chromosome 11, Tlon_JGU_v1, whole genome shotgun sequence. Protein-coding genes within it:
- the LOC139822039 gene encoding uncharacterized protein, with the protein product MNISNMKFFFVISTFALIAICRGADESLDESKLLTKLTPIIGSQPVYSDNTHNQKDLIASASDRTFHITKGYPGSIGGYPGSIGGYPGSIGGYPGSIGGYSGGYAGGYPGGYGTGIIGSVYPGTSYRGSNLIPGGGYIGYGYAGNYPGYSGSGGYGGYGGYGGSGGYGGYGRGYPGGYGGYGGYGGGGYGGYGGYGGYGGVTSVGGYDDGSLGYGRGGYGRYDGYDNYGYGNAYGTNYGTTYAARSPYAPYSYRSDSYGTSLSNPSGYRGYS